Proteins from one Streptococcus mitis B6 genomic window:
- a CDS encoding diaminopimelate decarboxylase: MKTPFINREELEKIIAEFPTPFHLYDEKGIREKARAVNQAFSWNKGFKEYFAVKATPTPAILKILKEEGCGVDCSSYVELLMSHKLNFSGSEIMFSSNNTPDKEYAYARELGATINLDAFEDIEHLERAAGIPEIISCRYNPGGVFELGTDIMDNPGEAKFGMTKDQLFEAFAILKEKGAKTFGIHSFLASNTVTHLYYPELARQLFELAVEIKEKLGISLDFINLSGGIGVNYRPEQEPNDIALIGEGVRKVYEEVLTPAGLGQVKIFTELGRFMLAPHGALVTRVTHKKKTYRTYLGVDASAVNLMRPAMYGAYHHITNVTHPDGPAEVVDVVGSLCENNDKFAVNRELPHTEIGDLLVIHDTGAHGFSMGYQYNAKLRSAEILYTEEGKARQIRRAERPDDYFATLYGFDFEE, from the coding sequence ATGAAAACACCATTTATCAATAGAGAAGAGTTAGAAAAGATTATTGCTGAGTTCCCAACTCCCTTTCACTTGTATGATGAGAAGGGGATTCGTGAGAAGGCAAGAGCCGTCAACCAAGCCTTTTCGTGGAACAAGGGCTTTAAGGAATATTTTGCAGTTAAGGCTACTCCAACACCAGCTATTTTGAAAATTCTCAAAGAGGAAGGCTGTGGTGTGGACTGCTCTAGTTATGTAGAACTTTTGATGAGTCATAAACTGAATTTCTCTGGTTCTGAGATTATGTTCTCTTCTAACAACACGCCAGACAAGGAATACGCCTATGCACGTGAATTGGGTGCGACCATTAACTTGGATGCCTTTGAAGATATTGAACATCTAGAGCGTGCAGCAGGAATTCCAGAAATCATCTCTTGTCGTTATAATCCTGGAGGCGTTTTTGAACTGGGAACAGATATTATGGACAATCCTGGAGAAGCCAAGTTTGGCATGACCAAGGACCAGCTCTTTGAAGCTTTTGCCATCTTGAAGGAAAAAGGAGCCAAGACTTTTGGGATTCACTCCTTCCTAGCGTCCAATACCGTGACCCATCTCTATTATCCGGAGTTGGCTCGTCAGCTTTTTGAATTGGCTGTTGAAATCAAGGAAAAGTTGGGCATTTCTCTAGACTTTATCAATCTTTCTGGCGGTATTGGTGTCAACTATCGTCCTGAGCAGGAGCCAAATGATATCGCCTTGATTGGTGAGGGAGTTCGTAAGGTGTATGAAGAGGTTCTTACGCCAGCAGGCCTTGGTCAGGTTAAGATTTTCACCGAATTGGGTCGTTTTATGTTGGCACCTCACGGTGCTTTGGTCACAAGAGTTACCCATAAGAAGAAAACCTACCGTACCTATCTAGGTGTGGATGCATCAGCAGTCAACCTCATGCGTCCAGCTATGTATGGAGCCTACCATCATATTACTAACGTAACCCATCCAGATGGACCAGCTGAAGTGGTAGATGTGGTTGGTTCACTCTGTGAAAACAATGATAAATTTGCAGTGAATCGTGAACTGCCTCATACAGAAATCGGTGATTTGCTGGTAATTCATGATACAGGTGCCCACGGATTTTCAATGGGCTACCAGTACAACGCCAAACTTCGTTCTGCGGAAATCCTCTATACCGAAGAAGGCAAAGCCCGTCAAATCCGCCGTGCAGAGCGCCCTGATGACTATTTTGCAACCTTGTATGGTTTTGATTTTGAAGAATAA
- the pflA gene encoding pyruvate formate-lyase-activating protein translates to MSEETIDYGQVTGMVHSTESFGAVDGPGIRFIVFLQGCHMRCQYCHNPDTWAMESNKSRERTVDDVLTEALRYRGFWGNKGGITVSGGEALLQIDFLIALFTKAKEHGIHCTLDTCALPFRNKPRYLEKFDKLMAVTDLVLLDIKEIDEEQHKIVTSQTNKNILACAQYLSDIGKPVWIRHVLVPGLTDRDDDLIELGKFVKTLKNVDKFEILPYHTMGEFKWRELGIPYSLEGVKPPTADRVKNAKKLMDTESYQDYMKRVHG, encoded by the coding sequence ATGTCTGAAGAAACAATTGATTATGGACAAGTGACAGGAATGGTGCATTCGACAGAAAGTTTTGGGGCGGTAGATGGCCCTGGTATTCGCTTTATTGTCTTTTTGCAGGGCTGTCACATGCGTTGCCAGTATTGCCATAACCCGGATACTTGGGCTATGGAGTCCAATAAATCACGTGAACGGACGGTAGATGATGTCTTGACAGAGGCCTTGCGCTACCGCGGTTTCTGGGGGAATAAGGGTGGGATTACAGTCAGTGGAGGAGAAGCCCTCTTGCAGATTGATTTCTTGATTGCCCTCTTTACCAAGGCCAAAGAACATGGAATCCACTGTACCTTGGATACCTGTGCACTGCCTTTCCGTAATAAACCACGTTACCTTGAGAAGTTTGACAAGCTCATGGCTGTCACTGACTTGGTTCTCTTGGATATCAAGGAAATCGACGAAGAACAGCACAAGATTGTCACTAGCCAAACCAATAAAAATATCTTGGCTTGTGCCCAGTATCTATCAGATATTGGAAAACCTGTCTGGATTCGCCATGTGCTAGTTCCGGGATTAACAGATAGAGATGATGACTTGATTGAACTTGGTAAGTTCGTCAAGACCCTCAAAAATGTTGATAAGTTTGAAATTCTACCTTATCACACCATGGGTGAGTTCAAGTGGCGTGAATTGGGAATCCCATATTCACTTGAAGGAGTCAAACCACCGACAGCAGATCGTGTCAAGAACGCTAAAAAACTCATGGATACCGAAAGTTACCAAGACTATATGAAACGTGTACATGGATAA
- a CDS encoding ABC transporter ATP-binding protein, whose product MEQSITIKNLCKSYGQTQILKDISFEAKAGRVTAFLGPNGAGKSSTLRILLGLDKATSGLTKIGDQTYKELKFPLKTVGASFDSVGAPDDRTVYQHLKIVAASNGISSQRIEQVLDMVDISHKKKSKIGKLSLGEGQRLEIATALLGNPQYLILDEPTNGLDPRGIRWFREFIKKQAQEGKTVLLSSHILSEVEAVTDDVVIINKGKVLIKGTLQEVMKNLSSLEEVFFSLTEGGK is encoded by the coding sequence ATGGAACAAAGTATTACTATTAAAAATTTATGTAAGTCATATGGCCAAACTCAAATTTTAAAAGATATTTCTTTTGAAGCAAAAGCAGGTAGAGTGACTGCTTTCCTAGGTCCAAATGGAGCTGGAAAAAGTTCAACCTTACGTATTTTATTAGGATTAGACAAAGCAACATCTGGTCTTACTAAAATTGGAGATCAAACTTATAAGGAATTAAAATTTCCTCTAAAAACTGTAGGAGCTTCATTTGACAGTGTAGGTGCTCCTGATGATCGGACTGTTTATCAACATTTGAAAATTGTTGCTGCTAGTAATGGGATATCCAGTCAGCGAATTGAGCAAGTCTTGGATATGGTGGATATTAGTCATAAGAAAAAATCTAAAATTGGGAAATTATCATTAGGAGAAGGACAACGCTTGGAAATTGCAACAGCTCTATTAGGCAATCCTCAATATCTGATATTGGATGAACCGACTAATGGGTTGGATCCAAGAGGAATTCGGTGGTTTAGAGAGTTTATAAAAAAACAAGCTCAAGAAGGGAAGACAGTCTTGCTATCATCTCATATATTATCGGAAGTGGAAGCAGTAACAGATGATGTAGTTATCATAAATAAAGGAAAAGTTCTTATAAAAGGGACTTTACAAGAAGTGATGAAAAATCTTTCTTCACTAGAAGAAGTCTTCTTTAGTTTAACAGAGGGAGGAAAGTGA
- a CDS encoding ABC transporter permease — MALIYSLHSEILKLLYKRATHVVLFLILVFQTFLANIGASQIVLVGIHATPETNPDLAEAIPPIEFLGFDVTLFGVFIMIILGSIYGAEEYKCSAIRTSLLAITNRSTFLVSKTLVWLVFSFFISFLSIFLTINMTHYVLGQDGLLLFSLNGRVWFYIFLASIAWTLLGLLAYIMALTFKTSIVPLLFLLPQVYNLGTFLANYISVAKFLPVALGQGLIATSPKILEHNSLQNILFLLCWNFSFLALAIYRLLKSDIGGGE, encoded by the coding sequence ATGGCACTTATTTACTCTCTTCATTCTGAAATATTGAAATTACTTTATAAGAGAGCTACTCATGTTGTACTATTCTTGATACTGGTATTTCAAACGTTTTTAGCAAATATTGGTGCTTCTCAAATTGTTTTAGTTGGTATTCATGCTACACCAGAGACAAATCCAGATTTAGCAGAAGCCATACCTCCTATTGAATTTTTAGGTTTTGATGTCACTTTATTTGGTGTTTTTATTATGATTATCCTAGGCTCAATTTACGGAGCCGAGGAGTATAAATGCTCTGCTATTCGTACAAGTCTCCTCGCTATTACAAATCGAAGTACTTTCCTAGTTTCAAAAACATTAGTTTGGCTTGTATTTTCTTTTTTCATTTCCTTTCTATCAATATTCTTGACGATTAACATGACACATTATGTTTTAGGACAAGATGGCTTATTGCTTTTTTCACTAAATGGAAGAGTTTGGTTCTATATATTTTTAGCCAGTATAGCTTGGACTTTGTTGGGACTGCTAGCCTATATTATGGCTTTGACATTTAAAACATCCATTGTTCCTCTATTATTTTTGCTTCCTCAAGTCTACAATTTAGGAACATTCTTAGCAAACTATATATCAGTTGCAAAATTTCTTCCAGTTGCATTGGGGCAAGGATTGATTGCTACATCTCCTAAAATTTTAGAACATAATAGTTTACAAAATATTTTATTTTTACTTTGTTGGAACTTCTCATTCTTGGCTTTAGCAATTTACCGCTTACTTAAGTCAGATATTGGAGGAGGTGAATAA
- a CDS encoding ABC transporter permease: protein MKEQLKSEYLKFMMNTWHWLIIGALLLCVPAMVIFLNSKPDQLTLQFVLEQLLQSLYLGQAGFISLAVLFIGQEFTGSSLRTSFLTCPNRLKFIICKLAVVLCMEIVLLVAVISLCILIAQGYYNINLLSNIKHVLTILFPACISILTFALLSGIFVFISQSFILILGISLSLLLGLGQMLLQFSSFFRNLPLLASMNCFYPYPLSLYYPVWQGLGIQIVWLLIVFLFATLILIGRNVR from the coding sequence TTGAAAGAGCAACTTAAAAGTGAGTATCTCAAGTTTATGATGAATACTTGGCACTGGTTGATTATAGGTGCTCTATTACTGTGTGTTCCAGCGATGGTTATTTTTTTAAATAGTAAGCCAGACCAGTTGACCTTACAGTTTGTTTTGGAACAGCTACTTCAAAGTCTCTATTTAGGACAGGCAGGTTTCATTAGTCTAGCGGTTCTATTTATAGGTCAAGAATTTACAGGTTCTAGCCTTCGTACCAGTTTTCTTACATGTCCAAATCGTTTAAAATTTATAATCTGTAAACTAGCTGTTGTATTATGTATGGAAATTGTATTATTGGTTGCTGTCATATCATTATGTATACTAATCGCGCAAGGATACTACAATATCAATCTTTTGAGTAATATTAAACATGTTCTAACAATTCTATTTCCAGCTTGTATTTCTATTCTAACCTTCGCTCTTTTAAGTGGTATTTTTGTATTTATTTCCCAGTCCTTTATCTTAATTCTGGGAATCAGTTTATCCCTTTTATTGGGGTTGGGACAAATGTTACTACAATTCAGTTCTTTTTTCAGAAATTTACCATTACTAGCTAGTATGAATTGTTTTTATCCCTATCCATTGTCGCTTTATTATCCAGTGTGGCAAGGCTTAGGGATACAAATAGTTTGGTTATTAATTGTTTTTCTATTTGCTACACTGATACTTATAGGAAGAAATGTACGCTAA
- a CDS encoding response regulator transcription factor, whose translation MAYKILVVDDDLAILRLIKKVLEYEKYEVVIRNKIEEIDLCDFIGFDLILLDIMMPVSGLEICQMIREQITVPICFITAKDMDEDLVAGINAGADDYIMKPFSMQELLARVKMHLRREERIKGNVHQIKIGKLILYTDSKELFVNDDKIALTRREFDIVNLLASNPSKIYSIEEIYNYLYPQSSEALLRSVSEYIYQIRQKLKPYQLNPIKTLYGGGYQWVESKVLDN comes from the coding sequence ATGGCTTATAAAATTTTGGTTGTAGATGATGATCTTGCTATTCTTCGCCTAATAAAAAAAGTACTAGAATATGAAAAATATGAAGTAGTCATACGAAATAAGATAGAAGAGATTGATCTTTGTGATTTTATAGGATTTGACTTGATTTTATTAGATATTATGATGCCTGTTAGTGGTTTAGAAATCTGTCAGATGATTCGCGAGCAGATAACTGTTCCTATCTGTTTTATAACTGCCAAGGATATGGATGAAGATTTAGTAGCTGGAATCAATGCAGGTGCTGATGATTATATTATGAAGCCCTTTAGTATGCAAGAATTGTTAGCACGTGTTAAAATGCACTTACGTCGTGAAGAACGGATTAAAGGAAATGTTCATCAAATAAAGATTGGGAAGCTTATACTATATACGGATAGTAAGGAACTATTTGTAAATGATGATAAGATTGCTCTGACAAGGAGGGAATTTGACATAGTGAATCTTTTGGCAAGTAACCCAAGTAAAATATATTCTATTGAGGAAATTTATAATTATCTATATCCACAAAGTTCAGAAGCGCTTTTACGTTCGGTTTCAGAGTACATTTATCAAATTCGTCAAAAGCTGAAACCTTATCAATTAAATCCAATTAAAACCTTGTACGGTGGAGGATATCAATGGGTAGAATCAAAAGTTTTAGACAATTAA
- a CDS encoding sensor histidine kinase: protein MGRIKSFRQLIRETCWRIIWQFSLGVLMAYLIPLASVSIQINEDGKHLNNSGVLSIFFNVSSWIYICVLLIVLISYHIGKLLKKLSYEMTLIYENSMWLKKECTESLTVKEFRETGNRIIVMQDRIRQLIVDEKQQKEDLMFQVSAASHDLKTPLTIIRGNVEFLQAITENDQSQECLADIERASQQLLDYFNQLIHYSKTYYDDETGWTEYSSSDFINELEKEVSFLIKNQMKFSFEQNVKGTEDYYINPSLLIRAIQNILTNALEYADKQNPKINIRVEQEGKELKISIWNNGLEFPDEVLNHFGKLFYRSG, encoded by the coding sequence ATGGGTAGAATCAAAAGTTTTAGACAATTAATTCGAGAAACCTGTTGGAGAATTATTTGGCAGTTTAGTCTTGGTGTACTAATGGCCTATCTTATTCCCTTAGCTTCAGTGTCTATACAAATAAATGAAGATGGGAAACATCTAAACAATAGTGGTGTTCTATCAATTTTTTTCAATGTGTCATCGTGGATATATATTTGTGTTTTATTGATTGTTCTAATAAGTTATCACATTGGAAAATTGTTGAAAAAACTGAGTTATGAAATGACTTTGATTTATGAAAATAGTATGTGGTTGAAGAAGGAATGTACAGAAAGTTTAACGGTTAAAGAATTTCGCGAGACAGGAAATCGGATTATTGTGATGCAAGATAGAATTCGACAATTAATAGTTGATGAGAAACAGCAGAAAGAAGATTTGATGTTTCAGGTTTCAGCAGCTTCTCATGATTTAAAAACTCCCTTAACCATTATTAGGGGAAATGTAGAATTTTTGCAGGCGATAACTGAAAACGACCAATCTCAAGAATGTTTAGCAGATATAGAAAGAGCTAGTCAACAGTTACTAGACTATTTCAATCAATTGATTCACTATTCTAAAACCTATTATGATGATGAGACAGGTTGGACGGAGTATTCCTCTTCAGATTTTATCAATGAATTAGAGAAAGAAGTCTCTTTTTTGATAAAAAATCAGATGAAGTTTTCTTTTGAACAAAATGTGAAAGGAACTGAAGACTATTATATAAATCCGTCTCTTCTGATTCGTGCCATACAAAATATTTTAACAAATGCTTTGGAGTATGCCGATAAACAGAATCCTAAAATTAACATTAGGGTAGAGCAAGAGGGGAAAGAATTGAAAATAAGTATATGGAATAATGGTTTGGAATTTCCAGATGAAGTTTTAAATCATTTTGGGAAGCTCTTTTATCGTAGTGGATAA
- the yidC gene encoding membrane protein insertase YidC — protein MKSIKRFALSAMGVAMLLVLTGCVNVDKATGQPTGFIWNTIGAPMAEAIKYFANDKGLGFGVGIIIVTIIVRLIILPLGIYQSWKATLHSEKMNALKHVLEPHQTRLKEATTQEEKLEAQQALFAAQKEHGISMFGGIGCFPVLLQMPFFSAIYFAAQHTEGVAQASYLGIPLGSPSMILVAFAGILYYLQSLLSLHGVEDEMQREQIKKMIYMSPLMIVVFSLFSPASVTLYWVVGGFMMILQQFIVNYIVRPKLRKKVREELAKNPPKARAFSTPNGRKDVTPEQPTAITSKKKHKNRNAGKQRSR, from the coding sequence GTGAAATCTATTAAACGTTTTGCACTCTCAGCTATGGGAGTGGCTATGTTGCTAGTCTTAACTGGCTGTGTCAATGTCGATAAAGCCACAGGCCAGCCAACAGGATTTATTTGGAATACGATTGGCGCTCCTATGGCTGAAGCTATCAAGTACTTCGCCAATGACAAGGGGCTTGGTTTTGGGGTTGGTATCATCATCGTAACCATTATTGTTCGCTTGATTATCTTGCCACTTGGTATCTACCAATCATGGAAGGCAACGCTTCACTCTGAGAAGATGAACGCCCTCAAGCACGTCCTTGAGCCACACCAAACACGTCTCAAAGAAGCAACGACTCAAGAAGAAAAACTCGAAGCCCAACAAGCTCTCTTTGCCGCTCAAAAAGAGCACGGCATCAGCATGTTTGGTGGTATAGGATGTTTCCCTGTACTCCTTCAAATGCCTTTCTTCTCTGCTATCTACTTTGCTGCCCAACATACTGAAGGTGTTGCTCAAGCAAGCTACCTAGGAATTCCTCTAGGTTCTCCAAGTATGATTTTGGTTGCCTTCGCTGGTATTCTTTACTATCTTCAATCGCTCCTTTCACTTCACGGAGTAGAAGATGAAATGCAAAGAGAACAAATCAAGAAAATGATTTACATGAGCCCACTCATGATCGTCGTCTTCTCCCTTTTCTCACCAGCCAGTGTCACACTTTACTGGGTTGTCGGTGGTTTCATGATGATTCTCCAACAGTTTATCGTCAACTATATCGTTCGTCCAAAACTTCGCAAAAAAGTCCGTGAAGAATTGGCTAAGAATCCACCAAAAGCACGTGCTTTCTCAACACCAAATGGACGAAAAGATGTTACCCCTGAACAACCAACTGCTATTACAAGCAAGAAAAAACACAAAAATCGCAACGCTGGGAAACAACGTTCGAGATAA
- a CDS encoding TrmH family RNA methyltransferase, with amino-acid sequence MTIITSKANSVVKNAKKLHQKKYRKSAYLIEGWHLFEEAVQAGVTIEKIFALENYRDQLAAFPQTVWVSEDILLDLADSQTPQGIVAVVQKEEVGQVDLSQGKFLFLEDVQDPGNVGTIIRTADAAGFTGVIVSEKSADIYSLKTLRSMQGSHFHLPIYRMSSQALLKETKEAAIPVLATTLSKDSVDYRELPPIENFVLVMGNEGQGISPLMAESADQLVHISMKGQAESLNVAVAAGILIFHLS; translated from the coding sequence ATGACTATTATAACCTCAAAAGCCAATTCTGTGGTAAAAAATGCCAAGAAATTACACCAAAAAAAATACCGCAAGTCTGCTTATTTGATTGAAGGCTGGCACTTGTTTGAAGAAGCTGTGCAAGCTGGAGTGACGATTGAGAAAATCTTTGCCCTAGAAAATTACCGAGATCAGTTAGCTGCTTTTCCGCAAACTGTCTGGGTGTCAGAGGATATTTTACTAGATTTGGCGGATTCTCAGACTCCACAGGGCATTGTTGCGGTGGTTCAAAAAGAAGAAGTAGGACAAGTTGATTTGAGTCAGGGTAAGTTCTTGTTTTTGGAAGATGTGCAAGATCCTGGTAATGTGGGAACTATCATTCGGACTGCGGATGCAGCAGGTTTTACTGGAGTGATTGTTTCAGAAAAGTCGGCAGATATATACAGTCTCAAGACCTTACGTTCCATGCAAGGCAGTCATTTCCATCTGCCCATTTACCGGATGTCTAGTCAAGCGCTTCTTAAGGAAACCAAAGAAGCAGCTATCCCAGTGCTGGCAACAACCCTATCTAAAGATTCTGTTGATTACAGAGAACTGCCTCCTATAGAAAATTTTGTACTAGTCATGGGGAATGAGGGTCAAGGAATTAGTCCCCTCATGGCTGAAAGTGCAGATCAATTGGTACACATTAGCATGAAGGGGCAGGCCGAGAGTTTGAATGTTGCAGTGGCAGCAGGTATTTTGATTTTCCATTTAAGCTAA
- a CDS encoding Bax inhibitor-1/YccA family protein, which produces MNYTIIQDRTGLNQFYAKVYAFVGLGIGLSALVSGLMLTVFQSQLVYFLMQGRLWLTIATFAELALVFVASSMASRNSPAALPVFLLYSVLNGFTLSFVVAFYTPGTVLSAFVSSALLFFVMAAVGIFTKKDLSGLGRAMMAALIGLLIAMVVNIFLASGFFDYMISVAMVLVFSGLIAWDNQRIRLAYEQSQGRVATGWVVSMALSIYLDFINLFLSILRIFGRND; this is translated from the coding sequence ATGAATTATACTATTATACAAGACCGTACTGGTCTCAATCAATTTTACGCTAAGGTTTATGCCTTTGTTGGGCTAGGAATCGGGCTATCCGCTTTGGTATCTGGCCTCATGTTGACAGTCTTTCAGTCTCAGTTGGTTTACTTTTTGATGCAGGGGCGTCTCTGGTTGACCATTGCAACCTTTGCAGAGCTAGCACTAGTCTTCGTTGCTAGTAGCATGGCTTCAAGGAATAGTCCAGCTGCTCTTCCAGTATTTTTACTTTACTCTGTTTTAAACGGATTTACCCTCAGTTTTGTGGTGGCCTTCTATACTCCAGGTACAGTTTTATCAGCCTTTGTGTCGAGCGCCCTTCTCTTCTTTGTCATGGCGGCAGTTGGTATCTTCACCAAGAAAGATTTGAGTGGCCTTGGTCGGGCTATGATGGCGGCTCTTATCGGTTTGCTGATTGCTATGGTAGTCAATATTTTCTTGGCTAGCGGTTTCTTTGATTATATGATTAGCGTAGCCATGGTTTTGGTTTTCTCAGGGTTGATTGCTTGGGACAATCAAAGAATTCGTCTCGCTTATGAACAATCACAAGGTCGTGTAGCGACAGGTTGGGTTGTGTCAATGGCTCTCAGTATCTATCTTGATTTTATCAATCTCTTCCTAAGTATTCTCCGTATTTTCGGTCGCAATGACTAA
- the asnA gene encoding aspartate--ammonia ligase: protein MKKSFIHQQEEISFVKNTFTQYLKDKLEVVEVQGPILSKVGDGMQDNLSGVENPVSVKVLQIPDETYEVVHSLAKWKRHTLARFGFGEGEGLFVHMKALRPDEDSLDATHSVFVDQWDWEKVIPNGQRNIAYLKETVEKIYKAIRLTELAVEARYDIESILPKQITFIHTEELVERYPDLTPKERENAICKEFGAVFLIGIGGELPDGKPHDGRAPDYDDWTSESENGYKGLNGDILVWNESLGGAFELSSMGIRVDEETLRRQVEITGDEDRLELEWHKALLNGLFPLTIGGGIGQSRMAMFLLRKKHIGEVQTSVWPQEVRDAYENIL from the coding sequence ATGAAGAAAAGTTTTATTCATCAACAAGAAGAAATTTCCTTTGTCAAAAACACTTTTACCCAGTATTTGAAAGATAAGCTAGAAGTCGTCGAAGTTCAAGGTCCTATCTTGAGCAAGGTCGGTGACGGGATGCAGGACAACCTATCTGGTGTGGAAAATCCAGTATCTGTCAAGGTTTTGCAGATTCCTGATGAAACCTATGAAGTGGTTCATTCGCTTGCTAAATGGAAACGCCATACCCTAGCTCGTTTTGGTTTCGGTGAAGGTGAAGGTCTTTTCGTCCACATGAAGGCCCTTCGTCCAGACGAAGACTCGCTGGATGCAACCCACTCTGTCTTTGTGGATCAGTGGGACTGGGAAAAGGTCATTCCAAATGGTCAACGAAACATTGCTTACCTAAAAGAAACCGTTGAGAAGATTTATAAGGCTATTCGCCTGACTGAGCTAGCAGTAGAAGCCCGCTATGACATCGAGTCTATCTTGCCAAAACAAATCACCTTTATCCACACAGAAGAGTTGGTAGAACGCTACCCAGATCTGACACCAAAAGAGCGTGAAAATGCGATCTGTAAAGAATTTGGAGCTGTCTTCTTAATTGGTATCGGTGGCGAGTTGCCAGACGGCAAACCGCACGATGGACGTGCACCAGACTACGATGACTGGACAAGTGAGTCTGAAAATGGCTACAAGGGTCTGAATGGAGATATTCTTGTTTGGAATGAGTCTTTAGGTGGAGCCTTTGAGTTGTCGTCTATGGGGATTCGCGTAGATGAAGAAACCCTTCGCCGTCAGGTAGAAATCACCGGTGATGAGGACCGTTTAGAATTGGAATGGCACAAGGCTCTATTGAATGGCCTATTCCCATTGACAATCGGTGGAGGAATTGGACAATCTCGTATGGCCATGTTCTTACTTCGCAAGAAACATATCGGAGAAGTGCAAACAAGTGTTTGGCCTCAAGAAGTTCGCGATGCTTACGAAAATATTTTGTAG
- the rsmD gene encoding 16S rRNA (guanine(966)-N(2))-methyltransferase RsmD produces MKIVSGIYGGRPLKTLEGKTTRPTSDKVRGAIFNMIGPYFEGGRVLDLYAGSGGLSIEAVSRGMSSAVLVERDRKAQNIVAENIQMTKEVGKFQLLKMDAERALEQLSGEFDLIFLDPPYAKEQIVADIEKMAERELFSEDVMVVCETDKAVELPEEIACLGIWKEKIYGISKVTVYVR; encoded by the coding sequence ATGAAAATCGTATCAGGAATCTATGGGGGACGTCCCCTCAAGACACTAGAAGGTAAGACGACAAGACCAACTTCGGATAAGGTTAGGGGAGCTATTTTTAACATGATTGGTCCCTATTTTGAAGGGGGACGAGTCTTGGACCTGTATGCAGGTAGTGGTGGCTTATCTATCGAGGCAGTATCGCGTGGCATGTCCAGTGCTGTTTTGGTGGAGAGAGACCGTAAGGCTCAGAACATCGTGGCTGAAAATATTCAGATGACCAAGGAAGTTGGAAAATTTCAACTCCTCAAGATGGATGCAGAAAGGGCGTTGGAACAGCTATCTGGGGAATTTGACCTCATTTTCTTAGACCCTCCTTATGCCAAGGAACAAATCGTAGCAGATATTGAAAAAATGGCTGAGAGAGAGCTTTTTTCTGAAGATGTCATGGTCGTGTGTGAGACGGATAAAGCCGTGGAACTTCCAGAAGAAATTGCCTGTCTGGGCATCTGGAAGGAAAAAATTTATGGAATTAGTAAGGTGACAGTCTATGTCAGATAA
- the coaD gene encoding pantetheine-phosphate adenylyltransferase, producing MSDKIGLFTGSFDPMTNGHLDMIERASKLFDKLYVGIFFNPHKQGFLPLENRKRGLEKAVKHLENVKVVSSHDELVVDVAKRLGATCLVRGLRNAADLQYEASFDYYNHQLSPNIETIYLHSRSEHLYISSSGVRELLKFGQDIACYVPESILEEIRNEKKD from the coding sequence ATGTCAGATAAGATTGGCTTATTCACAGGCTCGTTTGATCCGATGACAAATGGGCATCTGGATATGATTGAACGGGCGAGCAAACTCTTTGACAAGCTCTATGTAGGTATTTTTTTTAATCCCCATAAACAAGGATTTCTCCCTCTTGAAAATCGTAAACGGGGGCTAGAAAAGGCTGTGAAACATTTGGAAAATGTTAAAGTCGTGTCTTCTCATGATGAATTGGTAGTTGATGTCGCAAAAAGACTGGGGGCTACTTGCCTAGTGCGAGGCTTGAGAAATGCGGCGGATTTGCAATATGAAGCCAGTTTTGATTACTACAACCATCAGCTGTCTCCTAATATAGAGACCATTTACTTACATAGCCGATCTGAACATCTCTATATCAGTTCATCTGGTGTCAGAGAACTTTTGAAGTTTGGTCAGGATATTGCTTGCTATGTTCCCGAGAGTATTTTGGAGGAAATAAGAAATGAAAAAAAAGACTAG